The following coding sequences are from one Prochlorococcus sp. MIT 1314 window:
- a CDS encoding carotenoid oxygenase family protein — protein sequence MTNLQEKKIDKFNIFKKEDWSSAYQNVEKELTKEPLKISKGNNIKNLNGTLLRNGPGILERGGQWVHHPFDGDGMITSIKFENGQPFLTNRFVKTKGYLEEEKIDKFIYRGVFGTQKNGGILNNALDLKFKNIANTHVIKLGDEILALWEAAGPHAMDPDSLETIGLTTLKGVLKPNEAFSAHPKTDLNSNASSELLVTFGVQTGPKSTIRLMEFDNAGTNSGELIFDRKDTFNGFAFLHDFAITTNWAIFLQNSIDFNPLPFVMGQRGAAQCLKSNPNKKAKFFIIPRESGLFRGQPPLTIDAPEGFVFHHVNAFEEDSKIVLDSIFYDDFPSVGPDENFRDIDFDKYPEGKLKRSIIDLKAKTCELETFSEQCCEFAVVNPKNLGVKATFSWMASTSQKLGNAPLQAIKKINLTSKEEIFWSAGPSGFVSEPIMVPSENSSKEDEGFLFILLWNGERRGSDLVILDAKDLKELAVYELPISIPHGLHGSWVN from the coding sequence GTGACTAATTTACAAGAAAAAAAGATTGATAAATTTAATATTTTTAAAAAAGAAGATTGGTCAAGTGCTTATCAAAATGTAGAAAAGGAGCTAACTAAAGAGCCTCTAAAAATTAGTAAAGGTAATAATATAAAAAATTTAAATGGAACATTATTAAGAAATGGACCAGGAATATTAGAGAGAGGTGGACAATGGGTTCATCATCCATTTGATGGTGATGGGATGATAACATCCATAAAATTCGAAAATGGTCAGCCATTCTTAACAAATAGATTTGTTAAAACTAAAGGCTATTTGGAAGAAGAAAAAATAGATAAATTTATTTATAGAGGTGTTTTTGGAACACAAAAAAATGGAGGAATTTTAAATAATGCATTAGATCTAAAATTCAAGAATATCGCTAATACACATGTCATTAAATTAGGAGACGAAATTCTCGCATTATGGGAAGCAGCAGGTCCACATGCAATGGATCCTGATAGTCTTGAGACTATTGGTTTAACAACATTAAAAGGAGTACTCAAGCCTAACGAAGCATTCAGTGCTCATCCCAAAACAGACCTAAACTCAAATGCATCTTCAGAACTTTTAGTCACTTTTGGAGTACAAACCGGGCCAAAAAGTACCATTAGATTAATGGAATTTGATAATGCTGGTACAAATTCTGGAGAGCTCATTTTTGACAGAAAAGATACCTTTAATGGCTTTGCATTCCTTCATGATTTCGCAATTACAACTAATTGGGCAATATTTTTACAGAATTCTATTGATTTCAATCCTCTTCCATTTGTAATGGGTCAAAGAGGAGCAGCACAATGTCTAAAGTCAAACCCAAATAAAAAGGCAAAGTTTTTTATCATCCCCAGAGAAAGTGGATTATTTAGAGGACAGCCTCCTTTAACAATAGATGCTCCAGAAGGATTCGTTTTTCATCATGTAAACGCATTTGAAGAAGATTCCAAAATTGTATTAGATAGTATTTTTTATGATGATTTCCCATCAGTTGGTCCAGACGAGAATTTTAGGGATATTGACTTTGATAAATATCCAGAAGGAAAACTGAAAAGATCAATTATCGATCTAAAGGCAAAAACTTGTGAACTTGAAACTTTCAGTGAACAATGTTGTGAATTTGCTGTTGTTAATCCTAAAAACTTAGGAGTAAAAGCAACTTTTAGTTGGATGGCAAGCACATCTCAAAAGCTGGGGAACGCTCCACTTCAAGCAATAAAAAAAATAAATTTAACTTCTAAGGAAGAGATTTTTTGGTCAGCGGGTCCAAGTGGATTTGTTAGTGAACCAATTATGGTTCCATCAGAAAACTCTTCAAAAGAAGATGAGGGATTTTTATTTATACTTCTATGGAACGGAGAAAGAAGAGGAAGCGATTTAGTGATATTAGACGCAAAAGACTTAAAAGAATTAGCTGTTTATGAATTACCCATTTCAATTCCTCATGGCCTTCATGGATCTTGGGTTAATTGA
- a CDS encoding photosystem II reaction center protein K, which translates to MLILFNTFAELPEAYKAFAPTVDVLPLIPLFFFLLVFVWQAAVGFK; encoded by the coding sequence GTGCTCATTCTATTTAATACATTCGCTGAATTGCCCGAGGCTTACAAGGCCTTTGCTCCAACTGTAGATGTTCTTCCACTTATTCCTCTGTTTTTCTTTTTATTGGTATTTGTTTGGCAAGCTGCAGTTGGATTTAAATAA
- the rdgB gene encoding RdgB/HAM1 family non-canonical purine NTP pyrophosphatase: MKNLFLASKNKGKIEEYKKLLAGVNCKLLLQPESLEVEEDGLTFRDNAIKKASEVSRKTNNFSIADDSGICIEALGGKPGIYSSRYAENDQKRIQRVLRELDGVQNRSAFFIANICVCSPNGEVIIESEAKCHGNIILNPRGKSGFGYDPIFEESSTRLTFAEMNNDIKDSCSHRGKALKKIIPDLIEIFS; the protein is encoded by the coding sequence ATGAAAAATTTATTTTTAGCGAGTAAGAATAAAGGTAAAATTGAAGAATATAAGAAATTGCTTGCTGGAGTTAATTGTAAATTGTTACTCCAGCCAGAATCATTAGAAGTTGAAGAGGATGGACTGACATTTAGAGATAATGCAATTAAAAAAGCGAGTGAAGTTTCGAGAAAAACAAATAATTTTTCAATAGCAGATGATTCAGGAATTTGTATTGAAGCACTAGGTGGTAAGCCTGGCATTTACTCATCTAGATATGCAGAAAATGATCAGAAGAGAATTCAACGAGTTTTAAGAGAACTTGATGGAGTTCAAAATAGAAGTGCTTTCTTTATTGCTAATATTTGTGTTTGTTCCCCAAATGGTGAAGTGATTATTGAATCTGAGGCCAAATGTCATGGCAATATAATTTTAAACCCCAGAGGAAAAAGTGGTTTTGGGTATGACCCAATTTTTGAGGAGAGTTCTACCAGATTAACTTTCGCAGAAATGAATAATGATATTAAAGACTCTTGTAGTCATAGAGGTAAAGCATTAAAAAAAATTATTCCAGATTTAATTGAAATTTTTTCTTAA
- a CDS encoding tRNA-modifying protein YgfZ, with product MQDIKKKFWLEKFDYFSVTGKDSRKFLNGLTTSNIINSEKKVIKTCWLTPNGVLRALIEIIVLERNLEVIILAGNTHEIIDYFNQIIFPADDVHLSEPFLVNRIQEIDESSSWRTYLPIFFKTNDKEFEIYKNKLNLLNPNDLKLWKINQAIPSLGMEINGKNNPLELGLKDLIDFKKGCYLGQETMSKIKNVSSLKQEIRIWKSFESNFNLELEDKNIYTNSAKDISVGKITSFFKSDCQIQGLAMIKRKYLEEESYFFSEIFGKIIINKSVGSIFL from the coding sequence ATGCAAGATATAAAAAAAAAGTTTTGGCTTGAAAAATTTGATTATTTTTCTGTTACTGGAAAAGATTCCAGGAAATTTTTGAATGGACTAACAACGAGTAATATTATTAATTCAGAAAAAAAAGTTATCAAAACTTGTTGGCTAACTCCAAATGGAGTTCTAAGGGCATTAATTGAAATTATTGTTTTAGAAAGAAACTTAGAAGTAATTATCTTAGCTGGTAACACTCATGAAATAATTGATTACTTTAATCAAATTATTTTTCCAGCGGATGATGTACATTTAAGTGAACCTTTCTTGGTAAATAGAATTCAGGAAATTGATGAATCTAGTTCATGGAGAACTTACCTGCCTATTTTCTTCAAAACAAATGATAAAGAATTTGAAATATACAAAAATAAACTAAATTTACTGAATCCCAATGATTTAAAACTTTGGAAGATTAATCAGGCAATACCGTCTTTAGGAATGGAAATAAACGGAAAAAATAATCCTCTTGAGCTCGGATTAAAAGATCTTATAGATTTTAAAAAAGGGTGTTATTTAGGACAAGAAACAATGTCAAAAATAAAAAATGTTTCGTCTTTAAAACAGGAAATAAGAATTTGGAAATCATTTGAATCTAATTTCAATTTAGAATTAGAAGATAAAAATATATATACAAATTCTGCCAAGGATATTTCTGTAGGCAAAATCACTAGTTTTTTTAAATCAGATTGTCAAATACAAGGTTTAGCTATGATAAAAAGAAAATATTTAGAGGAAGAAAGTTATTTTTTTTCAGAAATTTTTGGAAAAATTATTATAAATAAATCTGTAGGATCAATTTTTCTTTAA
- the hisB gene encoding imidazoleglycerol-phosphate dehydratase HisB, protein MSSLRQSEIKRKTNETDISVFINIDGNGISEIDTGIPFLDHMLHQISSHGLFDLKIKAIGDTHIDDHHTNEDVGIALGKAFSKALGERKGISRFGHFFAPLDEALVQVTLDCSGRPHLSYDLQLKAPRIGNYDTELVREFFIAFVNNSGITLHINQIRGSNSHHIVEACFKAFSRAMRMATEIDPRRSDSIPSSKGMLEKQ, encoded by the coding sequence ATGTCATCTCTAAGGCAATCTGAAATAAAAAGAAAAACGAATGAAACAGATATTTCTGTATTTATAAACATAGATGGAAATGGAATTTCTGAGATTGATACTGGGATACCATTCTTAGATCATATGCTTCATCAAATATCCAGTCATGGTTTGTTCGATTTAAAAATAAAAGCAATTGGAGATACCCATATTGATGATCATCATACAAATGAAGATGTAGGAATCGCATTAGGCAAAGCATTTTCAAAAGCCTTGGGAGAAAGAAAAGGAATAAGCAGATTTGGACATTTCTTTGCCCCATTAGATGAAGCATTAGTTCAAGTCACTTTAGACTGCTCTGGTAGACCGCATCTATCTTATGATCTTCAATTAAAAGCCCCTAGAATAGGAAATTATGATACTGAACTAGTAAGAGAGTTTTTTATTGCCTTTGTAAATAACAGCGGTATTACTCTGCATATTAATCAAATACGAGGAAGTAATTCACATCACATAGTTGAGGCGTGCTTTAAAGCTTTTTCAAGAGCAATGAGAATGGCTACCGAGATAGATCCAAGAAGATCTGATTCAATTCCAAGCAGTAAAGGAATGTTAGAAAAACAATAA
- the pyrE gene encoding orotate phosphoribosyltransferase: MGNFSEKYDLNKAKLLKQLLEKSYKRGNFTLSSGKKSSHYLNCKPVSLNSEGLNLISDLFLELKDSRSKAVAGLTLGADPLVSGLIVKAASQSLDLNGLIIRKEIKKYGTKAGIEGPILEEGTLVTVLEDVVTTAGSVIKAINKLRENNYVVEEVLSIVDRQEGGCEALSNENVKLKSLFTIKDFL, encoded by the coding sequence ATGGGTAATTTTTCTGAAAAGTATGATTTAAATAAAGCAAAATTGTTAAAACAGTTACTTGAAAAATCTTACAAGAGAGGAAACTTCACTTTATCTTCAGGTAAAAAAAGTAGTCATTACTTGAACTGTAAACCGGTATCATTAAATAGCGAAGGCCTAAACTTAATAAGTGATTTATTTTTAGAGTTAAAAGACTCAAGGTCAAAAGCTGTAGCAGGATTGACATTAGGCGCAGATCCTTTAGTAAGTGGATTAATTGTTAAAGCAGCTTCGCAAAGCTTAGACCTAAATGGTTTAATAATTCGCAAAGAAATTAAAAAATACGGTACTAAAGCCGGAATAGAGGGCCCTATATTAGAAGAAGGTACCTTGGTAACTGTCTTGGAGGATGTGGTTACAACCGCTGGTTCAGTAATAAAAGCTATAAATAAACTACGAGAAAATAATTATGTTGTTGAGGAAGTTTTGTCTATAGTTGATAGGCAAGAAGGAGGATGCGAAGCTCTTAGCAATGAAAATGTTAAATTAAAAAGTCTTTTTACAATAAAAGACTTTTTATAA
- a CDS encoding phosphoglucomutase/phosphomannomutase family protein, with product MTADKFDKIKFGTDGWRGIIGFDFNLSNLSRVVVAACQELHYQYYKEVNSKKIIIGYDRRFMACEFAKQIVPFVRGCGFEPILSDSFVTTPSCSFYAKEVGCLGALVITASHNPYNWLGLKIKSFNGCSVDESFTSEVEKRLMLGNSIEKIDGINQLVDIKKFHLDRIKSLFDIDYISKRLKKMKLRIFVDSMHGSAANCMAEIFASNDLEVISEIRKDADPFFGGKPPEPLLNYADDLKKTLMKNSTNEVKTLGIIFDGDGDRIAAIDEKGRYSSTQDLLPYFISYLGEIKNNSYSVLKTVSGSDIIKNISESQNRDVFELPVGFKFIAEKMIKEKIFIGGEESGGVGFGDFMPERDALYAAMVLLNGIAEKSQYLYETLDEIQEDFGPSFYKRIDIKFPNQSEKNNVKEFIIDNIPENINNHKLKSISKIDGIKLRIDKNFWLLFRFSGTEPLLRLYCEAPKESYLIEVLEWGQEFINLAGK from the coding sequence TTGACAGCTGATAAATTCGATAAGATAAAATTTGGAACTGATGGTTGGAGAGGAATTATTGGTTTTGACTTTAACCTGTCCAATCTTTCAAGAGTTGTTGTCGCTGCATGTCAGGAGTTGCATTATCAATACTATAAAGAAGTTAATTCAAAGAAAATTATTATTGGATATGATCGTAGATTTATGGCTTGTGAATTTGCCAAGCAAATAGTGCCTTTTGTAAGAGGATGTGGTTTCGAACCGATCTTATCTGATAGCTTTGTTACAACACCCTCTTGTAGTTTCTATGCCAAAGAAGTCGGTTGTCTTGGAGCGTTAGTAATTACAGCAAGTCATAATCCATATAATTGGCTAGGTCTGAAAATAAAGAGCTTTAATGGATGTTCTGTTGACGAATCTTTTACGAGTGAAGTTGAAAAAAGATTAATGCTTGGAAATTCAATTGAAAAAATAGATGGTATTAATCAATTGGTAGATATTAAGAAATTTCATTTAGATAGAATTAAATCCCTTTTTGATATTGACTATATTTCCAAAAGATTAAAAAAAATGAAATTGAGAATTTTTGTAGATTCTATGCATGGTTCAGCTGCAAATTGTATGGCTGAGATTTTTGCTTCTAATGATTTAGAAGTTATTTCAGAAATCAGAAAAGATGCTGATCCTTTTTTTGGAGGAAAACCTCCTGAACCTCTTTTGAATTATGCAGATGATCTAAAAAAAACACTAATGAAAAATTCAACAAATGAAGTGAAAACTTTAGGAATTATATTTGATGGCGATGGTGATAGAATTGCGGCAATTGATGAAAAAGGAAGATACTCTAGTACTCAAGATTTACTCCCATACTTTATTAGCTATTTGGGCGAAATTAAAAATAATTCTTATTCAGTTTTAAAGACTGTTAGTGGTTCAGATATTATTAAAAATATATCAGAGAGTCAAAATAGAGATGTTTTTGAACTTCCAGTTGGCTTTAAATTTATTGCTGAAAAAATGATTAAAGAAAAAATATTTATTGGAGGAGAGGAATCTGGGGGAGTTGGTTTTGGTGACTTTATGCCTGAAAGAGATGCTCTATATGCAGCGATGGTTTTATTAAATGGAATTGCTGAAAAATCCCAATATTTATATGAAACCTTAGATGAAATTCAAGAAGATTTTGGGCCAAGTTTTTATAAAAGAATTGATATTAAATTTCCAAATCAGTCAGAAAAAAATAACGTAAAAGAATTTATTATAGATAATATTCCTGAGAATATTAATAATCACAAGTTAAAAAGTATCTCAAAGATCGATGGAATAAAGTTGAGAATTGATAAAAATTTTTGGCTTCTTTTTAGGTTTTCAGGAACGGAACCTCTTTTAAGGTTATATTGTGAAGCACCAAAAGAATCTTACCTAATTGAGGTATTAGAGTGGGGTCAAGAATTTATAAATTTGGCAGGAAAATAA
- the tgt gene encoding tRNA guanosine(34) transglycosylase Tgt: MFEFEITSNCSNTGARTGIFHTPNGQVNTPKFMPVGTLATVKGISSKQLTSTGSEMILSNTFHLHLQPGEKLVKESGGIHNFMNWPRPILTDSGGYQVFSLAKLNNISDKGVEFKNPRDGSRVFLSPEKVIQIQMDLGSDVAMAFDHCPPHTANENDIEDSLQRTHSWLQKCVETHQKSNQALFGIVQGGKYPRLREYSAKYTSSFDLPGIAVGGVSVGEAVEEIHSVINYVPKFLPINKPRYLMGIGSLREISLAVANGFDIFDCVLPTRLGRHGTAFFNDERLNLRNARFKNDFSPIDKTCKCETCKSYSRAYLHHLIRNDEILGLTLISLHNIAHLIRFTNAISTAIRDNCFTNDFAPWKTSSIAHHTW; encoded by the coding sequence GTGTTTGAATTTGAAATTACATCGAATTGCAGTAATACAGGTGCAAGAACTGGTATTTTTCATACACCAAATGGTCAGGTAAACACACCAAAATTTATGCCTGTGGGTACTTTGGCAACGGTTAAAGGAATATCATCTAAGCAGTTAACCTCTACAGGGTCAGAAATGATTCTCTCAAATACCTTTCATCTTCATTTACAACCTGGAGAAAAACTAGTTAAGGAATCTGGTGGAATACATAACTTCATGAATTGGCCTAGGCCTATTCTTACTGATTCAGGAGGATATCAAGTTTTTAGTTTGGCCAAATTAAATAATATTTCTGATAAAGGTGTGGAATTTAAAAATCCAAGAGATGGTAGTCGTGTATTTTTATCACCTGAAAAAGTAATACAGATTCAAATGGATCTTGGATCGGATGTTGCGATGGCTTTTGATCATTGCCCTCCGCATACAGCTAACGAAAATGATATTGAGGACTCTTTACAAAGAACTCATTCATGGTTGCAAAAATGTGTTGAGACTCATCAGAAATCCAATCAAGCATTATTCGGCATAGTTCAAGGTGGTAAGTATCCGAGATTGAGAGAATATAGCGCAAAATATACAAGTTCTTTTGATCTGCCTGGAATAGCAGTGGGAGGGGTAAGTGTTGGCGAGGCAGTCGAAGAAATACATAGTGTAATTAATTACGTCCCGAAATTCTTACCAATCAATAAACCAAGATATTTAATGGGAATTGGCTCTTTAAGAGAAATTTCTTTAGCTGTTGCTAATGGATTCGATATATTTGACTGTGTTTTGCCTACAAGACTAGGAAGACATGGGACTGCATTTTTTAATGATGAAAGATTGAATTTGCGAAATGCTCGATTTAAAAATGACTTTTCTCCGATTGACAAAACTTGTAAATGCGAGACCTGTAAATCCTATTCTCGAGCATATTTGCATCATCTAATTAGAAATGACGAAATATTAGGCCTAACCCTCATAAGTTTGCACAATATTGCTCACTTAATAAGATTTACCAATGCAATTTCTACTGCAATTAGAGATAATTGTTTTACAAATGATTTCGCTCCTTGGAAAACATCCTCTATTGCTCACCATACGTGGTAA
- a CDS encoding hemolysin family protein has translation MKITLLLFLLFFPAFFAASELSFLLIRPSKVLRLIEEKKKGAFSILKIQKRFRSSLIASQFGVTISLIAIGWLSNNLANDYWKSNILSNRFYDLLLFLFVVLVVTLVSGLIPKALVINNPESAALRLTTIFDAVRKAMNPIVKTIEFFTSACLSLFSLNNKWDSLNSGLSAGELETLIETDNVTGLKPDEKNILEGVFALKDTQVKEVMIPRSEMVTLPKNITFSELMKQVDKTRHARFFVIGESLDDVLGVLDLRYLAKPISKGEMEANTLLEPFLLPVTKIIETCSLAEIFPIVRDYNPFLLVVDEHGGTEGLITAADLNGEIVGEEMLNNRIYSDMRMLDNFSKKWSIAGKSEIIDINKKLGCSIPEGADYHTLAGFLLEKFQMVPKIGDVLDFNSIKFEVISMSGPKIDRVKIILPKS, from the coding sequence ATGAAAATAACTCTACTTTTATTTCTTTTATTTTTCCCAGCTTTTTTCGCAGCGAGTGAACTCTCTTTTTTATTAATAAGGCCAAGTAAAGTTTTAAGGTTAATAGAAGAAAAAAAGAAAGGAGCATTTTCAATTTTAAAAATTCAAAAACGCTTTAGATCTTCATTAATTGCCTCTCAATTTGGAGTAACAATTTCATTAATTGCAATTGGATGGCTCAGCAATAACCTGGCTAATGATTATTGGAAAAGCAATATTTTGTCAAATAGATTTTATGATCTTCTATTGTTTTTATTTGTTGTTTTAGTTGTTACTCTCGTTTCTGGACTAATTCCTAAAGCACTAGTAATTAATAATCCAGAATCTGCTGCATTAAGGCTTACAACAATATTCGATGCCGTTAGAAAAGCCATGAATCCTATAGTGAAGACAATAGAATTCTTTACTAGCGCCTGTTTAAGCTTGTTCAGTTTAAATAACAAATGGGATTCTTTAAACTCGGGTTTATCCGCAGGAGAATTAGAAACTCTTATAGAAACAGATAATGTAACAGGTTTAAAACCAGATGAGAAAAATATTCTTGAAGGAGTTTTTGCTTTAAAAGATACACAAGTTAAAGAAGTAATGATTCCAAGATCGGAAATGGTAACTTTGCCAAAAAATATAACCTTTTCAGAACTTATGAAACAAGTTGATAAAACTCGCCATGCTCGCTTCTTTGTGATTGGTGAGTCTTTAGATGATGTATTAGGTGTATTAGATTTGCGTTATCTAGCAAAGCCAATTTCAAAAGGTGAAATGGAAGCCAATACATTATTAGAGCCGTTCCTTTTACCAGTGACAAAAATTATAGAAACATGTTCATTAGCAGAAATATTTCCAATAGTAAGAGACTATAATCCTTTCTTATTAGTAGTTGATGAACACGGTGGCACAGAGGGGCTCATAACTGCAGCTGATCTAAATGGCGAAATAGTTGGAGAGGAAATGCTCAACAATAGAATTTATTCAGACATGAGAATGTTAGATAATTTCTCTAAAAAATGGTCAATAGCTGGAAAATCAGAAATTATTGATATTAATAAGAAATTAGGATGTTCCATTCCAGAAGGAGCAGATTATCATACTCTTGCTGGATTTTTGCTAGAAAAATTTCAAATGGTGCCAAAAATTGGGGACGTTTTAGATTTTAATAGCATTAAATTTGAAGTTATTTCTATGTCAGGTCCAAAAATTGATCGTGTTAAAATAATTCTTCCCAAAAGTTAA
- a CDS encoding TM0106 family RecB-like putative nuclease — protein sequence MNSLHLKSFTRCKRKAWLDFKGKKSYEVWSPHKAIDKIKQFQIFSEFCNGEIYTGLKACENGYQGVIGLKINGNLFQNINAEILPQLLLKTKGKSKWGQYKYLPAVYKLGHKTTKEHLFDLAFCSMLLESFQESKIEKGLVISNFYKKVKVEEIYLNKKLRKKVLNVLLNLNECLEGSIPAITQDRKKCTICSWQKFCDKEAKENGYLTDIDGIGSKTASLLKANGITNTQTLASYSEKQLGEKLSKFKDQKYEKASIFVKQAQAYISGEPYFISKKNNMEDLLEKICSGFYIFDIESNPDEKHDFLYGFLKVKDLSIKKEDLIYEPILNLKNNKGESYRQIIEILFLHKEWPVLHYGETEKISIIHIAKELNFSFEEIDSLSSRFIDLHTLIRKSWILPLKNYGLKNVSNWLGFEWAQKNVSGSKALYWWIQYQITENQIFLKKIIQYNKDDCFATLQIAEYLIKNRLKKN from the coding sequence TTGAATTCTCTTCATTTAAAAAGTTTTACAAGATGCAAAAGAAAAGCATGGCTCGATTTTAAGGGTAAAAAATCTTATGAAGTTTGGTCTCCCCATAAAGCTATAGATAAAATTAAACAGTTTCAAATTTTCTCTGAATTTTGTAATGGTGAAATATATACAGGATTAAAAGCCTGTGAAAATGGTTATCAGGGGGTAATTGGATTAAAAATCAATGGAAATCTTTTCCAAAATATAAACGCGGAGATACTTCCACAATTACTTTTAAAGACTAAAGGTAAAAGCAAATGGGGACAATATAAATATTTACCCGCTGTTTATAAGTTAGGCCACAAAACAACTAAAGAACATTTATTCGACTTAGCTTTTTGTTCTATGCTTTTGGAATCTTTTCAAGAATCTAAAATTGAGAAAGGATTAGTAATTTCAAATTTTTATAAAAAAGTTAAAGTTGAAGAAATTTATTTAAATAAAAAATTAAGAAAAAAAGTTTTAAATGTTTTATTAAATTTGAATGAATGCTTGGAGGGATCCATACCAGCAATAACTCAAGATAGAAAAAAATGTACTATTTGTTCCTGGCAAAAATTTTGTGACAAAGAAGCAAAAGAAAATGGATATCTAACAGATATAGATGGAATAGGCTCCAAAACGGCCTCGTTACTCAAAGCAAATGGAATAACTAATACCCAAACATTAGCTTCGTACAGCGAAAAACAACTTGGAGAGAAATTATCTAAATTCAAAGATCAGAAGTATGAAAAAGCATCCATATTTGTAAAGCAAGCACAAGCATATATCTCTGGAGAACCATATTTCATTTCTAAGAAAAATAATATGGAAGATCTATTAGAAAAAATATGTTCGGGATTTTATATATTTGATATTGAGTCAAATCCAGATGAAAAGCATGATTTTTTATATGGATTTTTAAAAGTAAAAGATTTGTCTATAAAAAAAGAAGATCTTATTTATGAACCAATCTTAAATCTTAAAAACAATAAAGGAGAATCTTACAGGCAAATTATTGAAATACTCTTTTTACACAAGGAATGGCCAGTTTTGCATTACGGAGAAACTGAAAAGATATCAATAATTCATATTGCTAAAGAACTAAATTTTAGTTTTGAAGAAATTGATTCACTTTCCTCCAGATTTATTGACTTACATACCTTAATAAGAAAGTCTTGGATATTACCACTAAAAAACTATGGCTTAAAAAATGTTTCTAATTGGCTTGGATTTGAATGGGCGCAGAAAAATGTAAGTGGCTCTAAAGCACTTTATTGGTGGATTCAATATCAAATTACAGAAAACCAAATATTTTTAAAGAAAATTATCCAATATAACAAAGATGATTGTTTTGCAACTCTACAAATTGCAGAATATTTAATCAAAAATCGATTAAAGAAAAATTGA
- a CDS encoding Gfo/Idh/MocA family oxidoreductase, producing MRPTSSPVKVGVIGIGNMGWHHARVLSLLKDANLIGVADPNEERGRLAIEQFQCEWFKNYKDLIPKVDAICIAVPTLLHHKVGLDCLNGGTNVLIEKPIAANELEAKALIEAANDSKCLLQVGHIERFNPAFRELNKIVNNEEIVVLEARRHSPHADRANDVSVVMDLMIHDIDLILELVNSKIQKLAAVGGRNSEGLIDYVNATLVFKNNVIASLTASKMSHKKIRNLSAHCQNGLVETDFLNHSLQIHRKSHESYTAEHGELVYRNDGYVEEVSTTSIEPLYAELEHFLKCVQGKETPEVDGEQASRALKIADFIESAVDNSGDAILLENPV from the coding sequence ATGCGACCAACCTCATCACCCGTTAAGGTTGGAGTCATAGGTATAGGAAATATGGGCTGGCATCATGCTCGAGTACTAAGTTTACTCAAAGATGCGAATCTCATTGGAGTAGCTGATCCAAATGAAGAGAGAGGTAGATTAGCTATTGAACAATTTCAATGTGAATGGTTCAAAAATTATAAGGATTTAATACCAAAAGTTGATGCTATTTGTATCGCTGTCCCGACGCTACTTCATCATAAGGTAGGACTAGATTGTCTAAATGGAGGTACTAACGTTCTCATTGAAAAACCAATTGCAGCTAATGAGTTGGAGGCAAAAGCCTTAATAGAAGCCGCTAATGACAGTAAATGTCTATTACAAGTTGGGCATATTGAAAGATTTAATCCTGCTTTTAGAGAATTAAATAAAATAGTAAATAATGAAGAGATTGTTGTTTTGGAAGCAAGGAGGCATAGTCCTCATGCAGACAGAGCCAATGATGTATCTGTAGTAATGGATTTAATGATTCATGACATTGATCTTATTTTAGAGCTTGTAAACTCAAAAATACAAAAATTAGCAGCTGTTGGAGGAAGAAATAGCGAAGGATTAATAGATTATGTTAATGCTACTTTAGTTTTTAAAAATAATGTTATTGCAAGCTTAACTGCCAGCAAAATGAGTCATAAAAAAATCAGAAATTTAAGTGCTCACTGCCAAAATGGCCTAGTAGAAACTGATTTCTTAAATCACTCTTTACAAATCCATCGAAAGTCTCATGAATCATACACAGCAGAGCATGGAGAATTAGTTTATAGAAATGATGGATATGTCGAAGAAGTTAGTACAACCTCCATTGAACCTCTTTATGCAGAACTAGAGCATTTTCTTAAATGCGTTCAGGGCAAAGAAACTCCCGAGGTAGATGGTGAGCAAGCCTCGAGAGCATTAAAAATTGCCGATTTTATAGAAAGTGCTGTAGATAATTCTGGAGATGCGATTTTACTTGAGAATCCAGTCTAA